The following proteins come from a genomic window of Mammaliicoccus sp. Marseille-Q6498:
- a CDS encoding DUF402 domain-containing protein: MKVKYIDKRHWRRLLNREYKEVALDTNHFKGLVGLVTMVEVKEPLNVTVVGNEITVADNGYKWMQILPEKKPYSITVMYNKQNQPVQYYFDVNLRNITQLGNARTLDLCLDVLVIPKTGEYELVDEDDLERMLKEKKISKAQFHKAYITAHEIMFKLETDFKGIEKRIRYCFHEIMNSDKSK, from the coding sequence GTGAAAGTTAAGTATATTGACAAACGTCATTGGCGACGTCTCCTTAATCGCGAATATAAAGAAGTTGCACTGGATACGAATCATTTTAAAGGGCTTGTAGGACTCGTTACAATGGTTGAAGTGAAAGAGCCTTTAAATGTAACGGTTGTAGGGAATGAAATTACAGTGGCTGATAATGGTTATAAATGGATGCAAATTCTTCCAGAAAAGAAGCCGTACAGTATTACTGTAATGTATAACAAACAGAACCAACCAGTGCAGTATTATTTTGATGTGAATTTGAGGAATATCACTCAACTCGGGAATGCAAGAACATTAGATTTATGTTTAGATGTATTAGTTATACCGAAGACAGGTGAATACGAGCTTGTTGATGAAGATGATTTAGAAAGAATGCTTAAAGAGAAGAAGATTTCTAAAGCTCAATTTCATAAAGCATACATTACTGCTCATGAAATTATGTTTAAGTTAGAAACTGACTTCAAAGGAATTGAAAAGAGAATACGATACTGTTTCCATGAAATTATGAATTCAGATAAATCGAAATAG
- a CDS encoding undecaprenyl-diphosphate phosphatase encodes MLVIEIIKYIFLGIVQGVTEPIPVSSSGHLVMVEEFLGLHTNGLTFEIVVNTASLIAVLILFRKDIIELIVDTLKYLKGDRTESITKNFQLAMYIVIATIPAGVLGVIFKDIIGDTKSVIMVGFMLIITGLALWFIQNKKGQKLERDLTLKDAIIVGLFQAVALIPGLSRSGATIVGALGVGMNQKTAFKFSFLLYIPVSLGTALLGIKDIVETPPNSTLMISYAFAFVASLIASYFSLKWLQGIMERGQLGIFSKYCFVVGPVAIILALIFL; translated from the coding sequence ATGTTAGTTATAGAAATTATTAAGTATATTTTTCTTGGTATTGTACAAGGTGTAACAGAACCTATACCCGTTTCTTCAAGTGGTCATCTTGTTATGGTAGAGGAATTTTTAGGATTACATACAAATGGTCTTACTTTTGAAATCGTTGTGAATACGGCTTCTTTAATTGCTGTATTGATATTATTTAGAAAAGACATAATCGAATTAATTGTAGATACTTTAAAATATCTAAAAGGCGATCGTACGGAATCAATAACGAAAAATTTCCAATTGGCGATGTATATTGTAATTGCCACGATTCCAGCAGGCGTATTAGGCGTTATCTTTAAAGATATTATTGGTGATACGAAAAGTGTCATCATGGTCGGTTTTATGTTAATTATAACTGGTCTCGCGCTGTGGTTTATACAAAATAAAAAAGGTCAAAAATTAGAAAGAGATTTAACACTGAAAGATGCGATTATTGTTGGTTTATTCCAAGCTGTAGCGCTCATTCCAGGGTTAAGCCGTAGTGGTGCAACAATAGTAGGTGCTTTAGGTGTTGGCATGAATCAAAAAACAGCATTCAAATTCTCATTCTTACTATATATACCAGTAAGTTTAGGAACAGCATTATTAGGAATTAAAGATATCGTTGAAACGCCACCAAATTCTACGTTAATGATATCTTATGCGTTTGCGTTCGTAGCTTCACTTATAGCCAGTTATTTCTCTTTAAAATGGTTACAAGGCATTATGGAACGTGGTCAACTCGGTATATTCAGTAAATATTGTTTCGTAGTTGGTCCAGTTGCAATTATATTAGCACTTATATTCTTATAA
- a CDS encoding LysR family transcriptional regulator, with product MKVDDYKLLVTLEDVKTLRKAADILYISQPAVSQRLKSIENFFGIAIFIRTKKQLITTNEGALVIEHARKMLKEERLLLDKISSKIGEVNGSISIGVSSLIGQTILPQVLGQYTELYPNVDIQLQIGSSEHIKSYQNDFHVMVVRGNEVMNVQNDLLLNEQHYFIYPKNRKQDLHLLPMIEFQAEPIYLKQIEEWYSDYFQQEYHALIKVDQIATCKELLLNGVGVTVLPELVIGDIDTDVFEIKKLNVMRKPLTRSTYICYEHNVLQLPQVKSFIDVLKNHIKQIDFKKK from the coding sequence TTGAAAGTAGATGATTATAAATTACTCGTAACATTAGAAGATGTGAAAACATTAAGAAAAGCAGCCGACATTCTCTACATATCACAACCTGCAGTTAGCCAACGTTTGAAATCGATAGAAAACTTTTTTGGAATTGCTATATTCATTAGAACAAAAAAGCAACTCATCACAACAAACGAAGGTGCACTTGTTATAGAACATGCTAGAAAAATGCTAAAAGAAGAACGATTACTTTTAGATAAAATCAGTTCTAAAATAGGAGAAGTGAACGGAAGTATTTCAATAGGCGTTTCCTCATTAATAGGACAAACGATATTACCACAAGTACTTGGTCAATATACAGAACTATATCCGAATGTAGATATTCAATTACAAATCGGATCAAGTGAACATATTAAATCCTATCAAAATGATTTTCATGTAATGGTTGTAAGAGGAAATGAAGTAATGAATGTACAAAATGATCTATTATTAAACGAACAACATTATTTCATATATCCTAAAAATAGAAAGCAAGATTTGCATTTGTTACCAATGATAGAATTCCAAGCAGAACCAATCTATTTAAAACAAATAGAAGAATGGTACTCAGATTATTTTCAACAAGAATATCATGCACTTATTAAAGTAGACCAAATCGCGACATGTAAAGAGCTACTGTTAAACGGAGTTGGTGTGACCGTGTTACCAGAGTTAGTAATAGGCGATATTGATACAGATGTGTTTGAAATTAAAAAATTAAACGTCATGCGTAAACCATTAACACGATCCACATACATATGTTATGAACATAACGTATTACAACTACCACAAGTTAAATCATTCATAGATGTGCTGAAAAATCATATCAAGCAGATTGATTTTAAGAAGAAGTAA
- a CDS encoding MOSC domain-containing protein, with product MNYTVDYISTGKVSTVTFKDQKPKKTAVLKVPFKNKMFLSKTGFIEDQQEFKGHGGVEKALCFYSKDNYEHWNDIIDQLPKYAIFGENLTVSGLTEKDLNIGDTYQLGEAVIQVSCPRQPCATIAQRYGIKDLVKRMADSGKTGCYFRVLKEGYVSQEDDLTLIETYSPKLSILELNETRYTDNKNQERIKRILNHDGINEETRDIFTRLQKKG from the coding sequence ATGAATTATACAGTTGACTATATATCTACAGGAAAAGTTTCCACCGTTACATTTAAAGATCAAAAGCCTAAAAAAACAGCTGTTCTCAAAGTACCTTTTAAAAATAAAATGTTTCTTTCAAAAACAGGTTTTATAGAAGACCAACAAGAATTTAAAGGACATGGTGGTGTCGAAAAAGCACTTTGTTTCTATAGTAAAGATAACTATGAACATTGGAATGACATAATCGACCAACTACCAAAATACGCAATTTTCGGTGAAAACTTAACAGTGTCGGGATTAACAGAAAAAGATTTAAACATAGGAGATACATACCAACTAGGAGAAGCAGTTATCCAAGTATCATGCCCTAGACAACCATGCGCAACAATAGCCCAACGATATGGTATTAAAGACTTAGTTAAAAGAATGGCAGATAGCGGTAAGACCGGATGCTATTTCAGAGTACTTAAAGAAGGTTATGTCTCACAAGAAGACGACTTAACGTTAATTGAAACATATAGTCCAAAATTATCAATATTAGAACTTAACGAAACAAGATATACAGATAATAAAAACCAAGAACGCATCAAACGCATTCTCAATCACGACGGTATTAATGAAGAAACGAGAGATATATTTACAAGATTGCAGAAAAAGGGATAA
- a CDS encoding sugar efflux transporter: MFLKLFQIKNYKLFTVNMGLLGMAIAITVPFLVLYATQHLGMTKFQYGLLMALAATASFTVNSIVARFSDSGKINRKYLIVTALIMGALCFSIYFYVHTIWIFIILYAMFQGLGAPAMPQMYASARESINESTYKDRSIFANTILRSTFSLGFLFGPLIGTVLLAAFGYDGLFGGTVALFLTVLVLLLIFYKEPKKVIKQAVGNFPEKKAPNLIYEPTLLIPFLAFILLHVGQWMYTLNMPLYVTEYLKDSESHVGYLASLCAGLEVPFMIILGSIASKFKTKTLLMLGSIFGFGYYFSIGVFDSFNAMLVGQIALSFFLAILLGLGISYFQDILPDFPGYASTLFANAMVIGQLGGNLLGGLMSDIVGLGNVFFISSLSIAVAFILLIFTKEHTTNKEAELS; the protein is encoded by the coding sequence ATGTTTCTGAAACTTTTTCAAATCAAAAACTATAAACTCTTTACAGTAAATATGGGTTTATTAGGTATGGCGATTGCGATAACTGTACCATTTTTAGTATTATATGCAACACAGCATTTGGGCATGACTAAATTTCAGTACGGTTTGTTGATGGCATTAGCTGCAACTGCTTCTTTCACCGTCAATTCGATTGTTGCTCGTTTTTCTGATAGTGGAAAAATTAATCGAAAATATTTAATCGTAACGGCGCTTATTATGGGCGCACTTTGTTTCTCGATTTATTTCTACGTACATACTATTTGGATTTTCATCATTTTATATGCAATGTTCCAAGGACTTGGAGCACCTGCAATGCCTCAAATGTATGCCTCAGCAAGAGAATCTATAAATGAATCGACTTATAAAGATAGAAGTATTTTTGCTAATACTATTTTAAGATCAACATTTTCATTAGGATTTTTATTTGGGCCGTTAATTGGAACAGTATTACTTGCTGCATTTGGTTATGATGGTTTATTTGGTGGAACAGTGGCTTTATTTTTAACAGTTTTAGTATTATTATTAATTTTTTATAAAGAGCCAAAGAAAGTCATTAAACAGGCAGTTGGAAACTTTCCAGAGAAGAAAGCACCAAACTTAATATATGAACCAACGTTACTCATTCCATTTTTAGCGTTTATATTATTGCATGTAGGTCAATGGATGTATACACTAAATATGCCGTTATATGTAACTGAGTATTTAAAAGATAGTGAATCACATGTTGGATATTTAGCAAGTTTATGTGCTGGTTTAGAAGTACCATTTATGATCATTTTAGGTTCTATTGCGAGTAAATTTAAAACGAAGACATTGCTTATGTTAGGATCGATATTTGGATTTGGTTACTACTTTAGCATCGGTGTATTTGATAGCTTTAATGCGATGTTAGTAGGTCAAATAGCGTTGTCATTCTTCTTAGCAATATTACTTGGATTAGGTATTAGTTATTTCCAAGATATTTTACCTGATTTTCCAGGATACGCATCGACATTATTTGCGAATGCCATGGTAATAGGGCAACTAGGTGGAAACTTACTTGGTGGTCTTATGAGTGATATAGTTGGACTAGGTAACGTATTCTTCATTTCAAGTTTATCTATAGCTGTAGCATTTATATTGTTGATTTTTACAAAAGAACATACTACAAATAAAGAAGCAGAATTAAGTTAG
- a CDS encoding DUF456 domain-containing protein, with protein sequence MTVISWLIIIIMFVIAFIGLIKPIIPSVLFLWIGYFVYHFAIDSSKLSWVFWTVMAVFTIFLILSDIIMNSYFVKKFGGSKLGETMAAVGVIIGCFVFPPFGIIIVPFVLVFITEIIQKRDITSSMNASIGSLLGFLSSSIAKALIMIVMVIWFFIDIMIS encoded by the coding sequence ATGACAGTAATCAGTTGGTTAATCATTATTATTATGTTTGTCATTGCATTTATTGGTCTTATAAAACCGATTATTCCATCCGTATTATTTTTATGGATAGGATATTTCGTATATCACTTTGCGATAGATTCTTCAAAACTATCATGGGTGTTCTGGACCGTAATGGCAGTATTTACAATCTTTTTAATATTATCAGATATCATTATGAATAGTTATTTCGTTAAGAAATTTGGAGGATCTAAATTAGGAGAAACGATGGCAGCAGTAGGTGTGATAATAGGTTGCTTCGTATTTCCTCCATTCGGAATTATTATCGTACCATTTGTTTTAGTATTTATAACTGAAATTATTCAAAAACGAGATATTACGTCATCCATGAATGCTAGTATCGGATCATTACTTGGATTTTTATCAAGTTCAATAGCAAAAGCATTAATTATGATTGTAATGGTTATATGGTTCTTTATAGATATTATGATAAGTTAA
- a CDS encoding PTS sugar transporter subunit IIC → MNNFATWIESKLSGPMTKLSNQRHLLAIRDGVISALPFIIFGSFFLIFATPPLPESWGITKWATEHAEQILIPYRMTMFIMSLYIVFGIGYNLAKSYDLDPLSAAQLSTAAFLLTISPTMDTKLGYVLPMTNLGGHGLFVAMFVAIFSVEIYRLCKNKNITIKMPPQVPPSVSRSFESLIPVVFVLGVMSIITVVFQLDLHTLVDKIVGPLVFAGDTLPGVLVPVFLTTFFWSFGIHGMSIVGTIERPLWEVYLAKNAEAHAAGDPLPHIAPETFFQWFVWIGGAGATLGLVICILIFAKSQFLKKFGKAVAVPSLFNINEPVIFGLPIVLNPIMVIPFIIIPIVLTIITYIATVLGLVNATSVMAPWTLPAPIGAYLATGGDWRAIVLVLFNIAISVLIYFPFFKMYDRKMVLEESGETKEEIEKDMEEGK, encoded by the coding sequence TTGAATAACTTTGCTACTTGGATTGAAAGTAAGCTTTCTGGACCGATGACGAAACTATCGAATCAACGTCATTTACTCGCCATACGTGATGGTGTTATTTCCGCATTGCCGTTTATCATTTTCGGCTCGTTCTTCCTTATATTTGCAACACCACCACTACCGGAATCATGGGGAATTACAAAATGGGCAACTGAACATGCAGAACAAATTTTAATTCCTTATAGAATGACAATGTTTATTATGAGTTTATACATCGTATTTGGTATAGGGTATAACCTCGCCAAATCGTATGATCTTGACCCTCTCTCAGCAGCGCAACTTTCAACAGCAGCATTCTTATTAACCATTTCACCAACGATGGATACTAAATTAGGTTATGTACTACCTATGACTAATTTAGGCGGACATGGATTATTCGTTGCCATGTTTGTAGCTATTTTTTCAGTAGAAATATATCGACTTTGTAAAAATAAAAACATTACCATCAAGATGCCTCCACAAGTACCACCTTCCGTCAGCCGTTCTTTTGAATCTTTAATTCCAGTTGTATTTGTACTGGGTGTAATGAGCATCATAACTGTCGTTTTCCAACTAGACTTACATACACTTGTAGATAAAATTGTTGGACCACTTGTATTCGCAGGTGATACATTACCTGGTGTTTTAGTTCCTGTATTTTTAACGACTTTCTTTTGGTCATTTGGTATTCACGGCATGTCGATTGTCGGTACAATTGAACGTCCATTATGGGAAGTATACTTAGCAAAAAACGCAGAAGCACACGCAGCAGGAGATCCATTACCACATATCGCACCAGAAACATTTTTCCAATGGTTTGTATGGATTGGCGGAGCCGGAGCAACACTCGGACTTGTTATTTGTATATTAATTTTCGCAAAATCACAATTCCTTAAAAAATTCGGAAAAGCCGTTGCAGTACCTTCATTATTCAATATTAATGAACCTGTCATTTTCGGATTACCAATCGTATTAAATCCGATAATGGTCATACCATTTATCATCATTCCAATCGTATTAACCATCATTACTTATATCGCCACCGTTTTAGGTTTGGTCAATGCAACAAGCGTAATGGCACCATGGACATTACCAGCTCCAATAGGTGCATACTTAGCAACAGGTGGTGATTGGCGCGCAATTGTACTTGTCTTATTTAATATCGCAATATCAGTATTAATCTATTTCCCATTTTTCAAAATGTACGACCGTAAAATGGTGCTAGAAGAAAGCGGAGAAACTAAAGAAGAAATTGAGAAAGATATGGAAGAAGGAAAATAA
- a CDS encoding MupG family TIM beta-alpha barrel fold protein: MRQLGISLYPGKSIESEDIKYIEKAHQYGFTRIFTNLLQLTIENKSTVLPSIEKTIKHAKKFDFEIFVDVAPRTFKALNIEPNDLSFFNELGVDGIRLDEGVGAKETSDMTYNQYGIKIELNMSVMNHYLDNVLDFEPNREQLVGCHNFYPHRYAGISEDFFLEGSKKYKKYGLRTAAFVSSDEADFGPWPITEGLPTLEQHRGLPITAQAKHLWSTGLIDDVIISNCYPSDEELAALEYLKNEPITFDVKLVGEVSTLERKIIVEEPHFYRGDVSDYLIRSTQSRVKYKNESFPPHTTKAIKRGDILIDNDEYGQYKGELQIALKHMINDGKVNVVGRIEPHDLMLLDYLKPWAFFKFNIRG; encoded by the coding sequence ATGAGGCAATTAGGCATATCTTTATACCCCGGGAAATCTATTGAATCTGAAGATATTAAGTATATTGAAAAAGCACATCAATACGGATTCACGAGAATATTTACGAATTTACTTCAACTTACTATAGAGAATAAATCTACAGTGTTACCATCAATTGAAAAAACGATCAAACATGCTAAAAAATTTGATTTTGAAATTTTCGTCGATGTTGCACCAAGAACGTTTAAAGCTTTAAATATCGAACCGAATGATTTATCTTTTTTCAATGAACTTGGTGTTGATGGGATTAGATTAGATGAAGGTGTCGGTGCAAAAGAAACAAGTGATATGACATATAATCAATACGGTATAAAAATAGAACTCAATATGAGCGTTATGAATCATTATTTAGATAACGTATTAGATTTTGAACCTAACCGTGAACAATTAGTCGGTTGTCATAACTTTTACCCACATCGATATGCAGGTATTTCGGAAGATTTCTTTTTAGAAGGTAGCAAAAAATATAAAAAATATGGGCTTCGAACAGCAGCTTTTGTTTCAAGTGATGAGGCAGATTTTGGTCCTTGGCCAATCACAGAAGGTTTACCAACTTTAGAACAACATAGAGGTCTCCCTATTACAGCCCAAGCTAAACATTTATGGTCAACGGGATTAATTGATGATGTCATTATAAGTAATTGTTATCCTTCAGATGAAGAATTAGCAGCGCTTGAGTATTTGAAAAATGAACCCATTACGTTTGATGTGAAATTAGTTGGTGAAGTTTCAACTTTGGAAAGAAAAATTATCGTAGAAGAACCGCACTTTTATAGGGGGGATGTAAGTGACTATTTGATTCGTTCAACACAGAGTAGAGTGAAGTATAAAAATGAATCCTTTCCGCCTCACACTACAAAAGCAATAAAACGGGGTGATATATTGATTGATAATGATGAATACGGTCAATATAAAGGGGAGCTTCAAATTGCTTTAAAACACATGATTAATGATGGCAAGGTCAATGTTGTAGGTAGAATAGAACCACATGATTTAATGTTATTAGATTATCTTAAACCATGGGCGTTCTTTAAATTTAATATAAGGGGATAG
- a CDS encoding PTS sugar transporter subunit IIB, with the protein MKKILLVCAAGMSTSMLVEKMKEAAKKEDKDYEIEALALGEAKNKIDEVDVILLGPQVRFQKEQVENVAAGKVPVDVIGMQQYGMMDGESVLKQAESLME; encoded by the coding sequence ATGAAAAAAATATTATTAGTTTGTGCAGCAGGCATGTCAACAAGTATGTTAGTTGAAAAAATGAAAGAAGCCGCTAAGAAAGAAGATAAAGATTATGAAATTGAAGCATTAGCATTAGGGGAAGCAAAAAATAAAATTGACGAAGTAGATGTTATTTTATTAGGACCTCAAGTACGTTTCCAAAAAGAACAAGTTGAAAATGTAGCAGCAGGTAAAGTGCCAGTTGATGTTATTGGTATGCAACAATACGGCATGATGGATGGAGAAAGTGTGTTAAAACAAGCAGAAAGTTTAATGGAATAA
- the purU gene encoding formyltetrahydrofolate deformylase, which yields MSEHYILLADCKDEIGVTSLISTIIKDTNSNIFHLDHYTDIQENENHLYLRMKFDKNDEVKPLLEKELKSRNINFEIYDAEEKVKTALLVSKEDHALSEIMLRANRQEFPIEISCVISNHENNRKFVEDMGIPFHHVKVTKDTKQASEEKITEICESYDVDLLVLAKYMQILSETFVERHHLKIINIHHSFLPSFIGANPYKQAYTRGVKLIGATSHYVTEDLDAGPIIEQDVVRVNHRYTAQDMKHTGRHVESQVLARAVQWHCEHKVIVNGNKTVVFS from the coding sequence ATGAGCGAGCATTATATTTTATTAGCTGATTGTAAAGATGAAATCGGCGTTACATCATTAATATCAACAATTATCAAAGACACGAATTCAAATATATTTCATTTAGATCACTATACGGACATACAAGAAAATGAAAATCATTTATATCTCCGTATGAAATTCGATAAAAATGATGAAGTTAAACCACTTTTAGAAAAAGAACTCAAAAGCAGAAATATTAACTTTGAAATTTACGATGCTGAGGAAAAAGTTAAAACTGCATTGCTCGTTTCAAAAGAAGATCATGCATTAAGTGAAATTATGTTACGTGCAAACAGACAAGAATTTCCGATTGAAATAAGTTGTGTTATAAGCAACCATGAAAACAATCGCAAATTTGTTGAAGATATGGGTATACCATTTCACCACGTAAAAGTAACGAAAGATACAAAACAAGCGAGTGAAGAAAAAATCACTGAAATATGTGAAAGTTACGATGTAGACTTACTTGTATTAGCAAAATATATGCAAATTTTATCTGAGACATTTGTAGAACGTCATCATTTAAAAATTATAAACATTCACCATTCATTTTTACCTTCATTTATAGGGGCAAATCCTTATAAACAAGCATATACAAGAGGTGTGAAATTAATTGGTGCTACAAGTCATTATGTAACAGAAGACTTAGACGCAGGTCCAATTATTGAACAAGATGTTGTGAGAGTTAATCATAGATATACCGCACAAGATATGAAACATACAGGTAGACACGTTGAATCTCAAGTATTAGCGAGAGCAGTTCAATGGCACTGTGAACATAAAGTAATTGTGAATGGTAACAAAACTGTGGTATTTTCATAG
- the corA gene encoding magnesium/cobalt transporter CorA, whose product MIKTYYINANDEIKKTSSPYDIQEEKKWIWVDLNEPTQEESKVLADYFDFHELSIDDATIVQQRPKFKQYDGYQFLVFHALDLKTLESEELDIFIGEDFIVTFHKERFEEIDTVERRLFNHSLENPKPKDIMLNILDDIVDNYFPFIYDIEDKVFNFEDRHNVDITTKTLINDTFDLRQELLLIKRTVQPMKDLVYRMREGKVLHLDEQQLLYITHINDHLMKQVEMVDASREMTSDIRDNYISLNSFKMNNIMKILTIYSVVFMPLTLIAGIYGMNFKNMPELEWHDGYYIVLVIMFMIAMMMLIVFKKKRWF is encoded by the coding sequence ATGATTAAAACTTATTATATTAATGCGAACGATGAAATTAAAAAAACGTCATCACCATATGATATACAAGAAGAGAAGAAGTGGATTTGGGTAGATTTAAATGAACCTACTCAAGAAGAATCTAAAGTGTTAGCCGATTATTTTGACTTTCACGAGTTATCAATTGATGATGCTACAATAGTTCAACAAAGACCTAAATTTAAACAATATGATGGATACCAATTTTTAGTGTTCCATGCTTTAGATTTAAAGACGCTAGAATCAGAAGAACTAGATATATTTATCGGTGAAGATTTTATTGTGACTTTTCATAAAGAGAGATTTGAAGAAATCGATACGGTTGAAAGAAGGTTATTTAACCATTCACTTGAAAATCCTAAACCTAAAGATATTATGCTAAACATTTTAGATGATATCGTCGATAATTATTTTCCATTTATTTATGATATTGAAGACAAAGTTTTCAATTTTGAAGATAGACATAACGTAGACATAACAACTAAGACGTTAATTAATGACACTTTTGATTTAAGACAAGAGTTATTACTGATTAAACGTACTGTTCAACCTATGAAAGATTTAGTTTATCGTATGAGAGAAGGTAAAGTACTCCATCTCGATGAACAACAGTTATTATACATTACACATATCAATGACCATCTTATGAAACAAGTGGAAATGGTCGATGCATCAAGAGAAATGACAAGTGATATACGAGATAATTATATATCTTTAAACTCATTTAAAATGAATAACATTATGAAAATATTGACGATTTATTCAGTCGTATTTATGCCTTTAACGCTTATTGCAGGTATTTACGGAATGAATTTTAAAAATATGCCCGAATTAGAATGGCACGATGGTTATTATATTGTACTTGTTATTATGTTTATGATTGCTATGATGATGTTAATTGTATTTAAAAAGAAAAGATGGTTTTAA
- a CDS encoding ROK family protein, which yields MQLYGAIEAGGTKFVCAVGDESLNVIERVSIPTTKPDETMEKVISFFKSYDIVSIGLGSFGPIDINKDSKTYGYITSTPKTAWQNFNFVGAIKENFDIPIAFTTDVNTSLYGEYKKGIAQNVNSAVYYTIGTGIGGGAMMNGQFVQGYSHPEMGHMSIKKHVEDTFEGNCPYHATCLEGLASGPAIEKRSGIKAEYIEEQDIIWDMVAYYIAQAAFNTTLLLSPEKIILGGGVMHQSHLLDKIHTQFEKLNNEYVTTPPVEEYIVKPSLNDDQGIIGCLALAQNEYK from the coding sequence TTGCAACTTTATGGAGCGATAGAAGCGGGTGGAACAAAGTTTGTTTGTGCGGTTGGTGATGAATCTTTAAATGTAATTGAACGTGTTTCAATTCCAACTACTAAACCTGATGAAACAATGGAGAAAGTCATTTCATTTTTTAAGTCATATGACATAGTGAGTATAGGTTTAGGATCATTTGGACCAATTGATATTAACAAAGATTCAAAGACTTATGGCTATATAACATCAACGCCAAAAACAGCATGGCAGAATTTTAATTTTGTTGGAGCAATTAAAGAAAATTTTGATATTCCGATTGCATTCACAACCGATGTTAATACATCTTTATATGGTGAATACAAAAAAGGTATAGCTCAAAACGTCAACTCCGCTGTATATTACACTATAGGTACTGGTATAGGTGGCGGCGCGATGATGAACGGACAATTTGTTCAAGGATATAGTCATCCAGAAATGGGGCATATGTCTATAAAAAAACATGTTGAGGATACGTTCGAAGGGAATTGTCCATATCATGCAACATGTCTTGAAGGATTGGCATCCGGTCCAGCAATTGAAAAAAGATCAGGCATAAAAGCAGAATATATCGAAGAACAAGACATTATTTGGGATATGGTGGCTTATTATATTGCCCAAGCAGCATTTAATACAACACTATTATTATCACCTGAGAAGATAATTCTTGGCGGTGGCGTGATGCATCAAAGTCATTTACTTGATAAGATACATACACAGTTTGAAAAATTAAATAACGAATATGTTACGACACCACCAGTCGAAGAATATATCGTAAAACCTAGTTTGAACGACGACCAAGGCATAATAGGTTGCCTAGCACTCGCTCAAAATGAATATAAATAA
- a CDS encoding GNAT family protein — MDLLVKLAEYQRMETDRLILRPVTLEDTNALYEYASKLENTTHVFPTHNSIEETKKVIARYYMESPLGKYALELKEENKLIGTIDLRVYTDHKKAEIGYVLNLDYSGKGYMTEAANQILSLSFDTMKLNQVYAVHSTINPDSGKLMKRIGMKKIGVMPKNRIHKDKIVDDAYYVITNDEYRALKKETEE; from the coding sequence GTGGATTTATTAGTAAAGCTGGCTGAATATCAGCGAATGGAGACAGACAGGCTAATATTAAGACCCGTAACGTTAGAAGATACGAACGCACTATACGAATATGCCTCAAAACTAGAAAATACAACACACGTATTTCCGACACATAACTCAATAGAAGAAACAAAAAAAGTCATTGCCAGATATTATATGGAATCACCATTAGGCAAATACGCATTAGAATTAAAAGAAGAAAACAAACTAATCGGTACGATAGATTTGAGAGTATATACAGATCATAAAAAAGCAGAAATTGGCTATGTTCTAAACCTAGATTACTCCGGAAAAGGGTATATGACAGAAGCGGCAAATCAAATATTATCATTATCATTTGATACGATGAAATTGAATCAAGTATACGCAGTACATAGTACAATTAACCCTGATTCCGGGAAATTGATGAAACGAATCGGCATGAAGAAAATAGGCGTCATGCCAAAAAATCGAATTCATAAAGATAAAATAGTAGACGACGCATATTATGTTATTACTAACGACGAATACAGAGCGTTGAAAAAAGAAACTGAAGAATAA